The Sphaerospermopsis torques-reginae ITEP-024 genome has a window encoding:
- a CDS encoding DUF655 domain-containing protein → MSIFHHLKFSSYIFLILFTLTSCQKVTSSNQRLAPLPQDPLIQVYFNHSQASEYQETYRQQTRLGDDLGKQIIDIISQAQFTIDIAIQELRLPKIAQALAEKQKSGVKVRLILENNYSRPWSSLTDAEVQKLESREKARYNELRKFVDINQDNQITPEEISQRDALFIIQNSKISWIDDTADNSAGSGLMHHKFIVVDNRFVMITSANFTLSDTSGDVSNSSSLGNANNLLKIDSPELANLFTEEFNIMWGDGLGGKPDSKFGLQKPIRQPQKITLVNNQITVNFSPISPTQPWSNSSNGLISETLDKSTKNIDMALFVFSEQKIANVLENRHNQNVGIRALIEPQFAYRYYSEALDMMGLALSENCKYEIDNRPWKNPITTVGVPTLATGDFLHHKFAVIDKTTVITGSHNWSEAANDNNDETLLIIENPTVAAHFQREFDRLYSNIKPGLPSTIKAKIDEQIQQCPQIKTQSSIPDFNNQKINLNTATQAELETLPGVGEKLAQRIIIARQQQKFTSLQDLEKIPGISAKTLAKWDGIVTW, encoded by the coding sequence ATGTCTATTTTTCACCATCTGAAATTTTCATCTTATATATTTTTAATTCTATTTACCCTCACCAGTTGTCAAAAAGTCACATCTTCAAATCAAAGGTTAGCACCATTACCCCAAGATCCATTAATTCAAGTTTACTTCAATCATTCCCAAGCTTCAGAATATCAAGAAACCTACCGACAACAAACCCGTCTAGGAGATGACTTAGGAAAACAGATTATTGATATTATTTCCCAAGCCCAATTTACCATAGATATAGCAATCCAAGAATTACGTTTACCAAAAATTGCCCAAGCATTAGCAGAAAAACAAAAATCTGGGGTTAAAGTTAGGTTAATTTTAGAGAATAATTATTCTCGTCCTTGGAGTAGTTTAACAGATGCAGAAGTGCAAAAACTAGAATCCAGAGAAAAAGCAAGATACAACGAATTGAGAAAATTTGTAGATATCAACCAAGACAATCAAATCACACCAGAGGAAATAAGTCAACGTGATGCTTTATTCATTATCCAAAATAGCAAAATTTCCTGGATAGATGACACCGCAGATAATTCTGCTGGTAGTGGTTTAATGCACCATAAATTTATCGTTGTTGATAATCGTTTTGTGATGATTACTTCTGCCAATTTTACTTTAAGTGATACATCAGGAGATGTTAGCAATTCTAGCAGCTTAGGTAATGCTAATAACTTGTTAAAAATTGATAGTCCAGAATTAGCAAACTTATTTACTGAAGAATTTAATATTATGTGGGGTGATGGACTAGGAGGAAAACCAGATAGTAAATTTGGACTGCAAAAACCAATACGTCAACCCCAAAAAATCACCTTAGTTAATAATCAAATTACCGTCAACTTTTCCCCCATTTCTCCCACTCAACCTTGGAGTAATTCTAGTAATGGTTTAATTTCAGAAACACTAGATAAATCAACAAAAAATATAGATATGGCATTATTTGTATTTTCCGAGCAAAAAATTGCCAATGTTCTGGAAAATCGCCATAATCAAAATGTAGGAATTAGAGCATTAATTGAACCACAATTTGCCTATCGTTACTACAGTGAAGCCTTAGATATGATGGGTTTAGCTTTAAGTGAAAATTGTAAATATGAAATTGATAACCGTCCTTGGAAAAATCCCATTACTACCGTTGGAGTACCCACATTAGCAACAGGTGATTTTTTACATCATAAATTTGCCGTTATAGATAAGACGACAGTAATTACAGGTTCTCATAATTGGTCAGAAGCAGCAAATGATAATAATGACGAAACTTTATTAATCATTGAAAATCCTACAGTAGCTGCACATTTTCAGCGTGAATTTGACCGTCTTTATAGTAACATAAAACCCGGATTACCGTCAACAATAAAAGCAAAAATTGATGAGCAAATCCAACAATGTCCGCAAATAAAAACTCAATCATCTATTCCCGATTTTAATAATCAAAAAATTAATCTCAACACAGCAACACAAGCAGAATTAGAAACCCTTCCAGGAGTAGGTGAAAAATTAGCTCAAAGGATAATTATTGCCCGTCAACAGCAAAAATTTACATCTTTACAAGACTTAGAAAAAATACCGGGAATTAGTGCAAAAACCTTAGCCAAATGGGATGGAATAGTAACTTGGTAA
- a CDS encoding tetratricopeptide repeat protein, with protein MVGFLPTNMIKSAANEAIVRIDELLYPGGLRGYLENLKSFTSYDYHKYILLGDEFVNNKDYQGAIFVYSHALYLRSNDAITYYERDAIMAIICLKRGNALYTLGDYKSAINNYTRSIQLHPMQFAVAYYNRGNAYYILGKYQDAIHDYTQAINLNLTSDSVYENRGNAYYTLEKYQDAIHDYTQAIKLNPTSDNAYYKRGISHKNLGKYQNAINDYTQVIHLNPEFAGAYCNRGNTYKILQKYQNAINDYTQAINLDPEFAIAYYNRGVIYKESRKYKDAINDFSQVINLDPKFAIAYYNRGSVNLILENNQAAIDDFTKAASIYKQENNFQDYHKTLEQLKNIQCDDVDLISAVGMDYRKLRDLLKTGKWIEADEETRRIMLTVAQREEEGYLGTNSIDNFPCEDLHTIDYLWVKYSNGKFGFSVQKIIYQGLAKTNDSKMWDQFIHKIGRYIYYEINELNYINPPEGHFPGSVGVIWLGWEEGVGYEFVKGWFDDYLFRRLVRRLEICKIYNIKSETIYEPLTKHNTQVSDDYEDNYSAEDLSNNDDYDDSYQEEYDDMYYSKDIQKSDDYRSSDYGYLEDFDQSSFYDYFN; from the coding sequence ATGGTTGGTTTTTTACCAACTAATATGATTAAATCTGCTGCTAATGAAGCTATAGTAAGAATAGATGAATTACTTTATCCTGGTGGTTTGCGTGGTTATTTAGAGAACTTAAAATCTTTTACGTCTTATGATTATCATAAATATATCTTATTAGGTGATGAATTTGTTAATAATAAAGATTATCAAGGTGCTATTTTTGTTTATTCTCACGCTTTATATTTAAGATCAAATGATGCAATTACTTATTATGAAAGGGATGCAATTATGGCAATTATTTGCTTGAAAAGAGGGAATGCTCTCTATACTTTAGGAGACTATAAAAGTGCAATTAATAATTACACACGATCTATTCAGTTACACCCAATGCAATTTGCTGTTGCTTACTACAATAGAGGAAACGCTTATTACATATTAGGAAAATATCAGGATGCAATTCATGATTATACACAAGCTATTAATTTAAATCTTACATCTGATAGTGTTTACGAAAATCGAGGAAATGCTTATTACACATTAGAAAAATATCAGGATGCAATTCATGATTACACTCAAGCTATTAAGTTAAATCCTACATCTGATAATGCTTACTATAAGCGTGGAATTTCTCATAAAAATTTAGGAAAATATCAGAATGCAATTAATGATTACACTCAGGTTATCCATTTAAATCCTGAATTTGCTGGTGCTTATTGCAATAGAGGAAATACTTATAAAATTCTACAAAAATATCAAAATGCAATTAATGATTACACTCAAGCTATTAATTTAGACCCAGAATTTGCTATTGCTTACTATAACCGGGGAGTTATTTATAAAGAATCAAGAAAGTATAAGGATGCAATTAATGATTTTAGTCAGGTTATCAATTTAGATCCAAAATTTGCTATTGCTTACTACAATAGGGGATCAGTTAATTTAATTTTAGAAAATAACCAAGCCGCAATAGATGATTTTACAAAAGCAGCCTCTATTTATAAACAAGAAAATAATTTTCAGGATTACCATAAAACTCTTGAACAATTGAAAAATATTCAGTGTGATGATGTTGATTTAATATCAGCAGTAGGAATGGATTATAGAAAACTGCGTGATTTACTAAAAACTGGAAAATGGATAGAAGCAGATGAAGAAACCAGAAGAATAATGTTAACGGTTGCACAACGGGAGGAAGAAGGTTATTTGGGTACTAACAGCATTGATAATTTTCCCTGTGAAGACCTCCATACTATTGACTATCTGTGGGTTAAATACAGCAATGGTAAATTTGGGTTTTCTGTGCAGAAAATTATTTATCAAGGTTTAGCTAAAACAAACGATAGCAAAATGTGGGATCAGTTTATTCATAAAATAGGCAGATATATTTATTATGAGATTAATGAATTAAATTATATTAACCCACCCGAAGGACACTTCCCAGGTAGTGTGGGGGTAATTTGGTTAGGTTGGGAAGAGGGTGTTGGCTACGAATTTGTGAAGGGTTGGTTTGATGACTATCTATTCCGTCGCCTTGTCCGTCGCCTTGAGATTTGTAAAATATATAATATCAAATCCGAAACAATATATGAGCCATTAACAAAACATAACACTCAAGTTAGTGATGATTATGAAGATAATTATTCGGCAGAGGATTTAAGTAATAATGATGACTATGATGATTCTTATCAAGAAGAATATGATGATATGTACTATAGTAAAGATATCCAAAAATCAGATGACTACAGATCATCAGACTATGGTTATTTAGAAGATTTTGATCAAAGTAGTTTTTATGATTATTTTAACTGA
- a CDS encoding phycocyanobilin:ferredoxin oxidoreductase, producing MSFISTPSLREQQHPLICKLADTIEAAWHKYLDLSPYHLPAELGYVEGRLEGEKLIIENRCYQSTHFRKMHLELARVGNMLDILHCVMFPRTEYDIPMFGCDLVGGRGQISAAIADLSPVNLERILPEGYNSQLSQLTTINFSQSRELPDWGNIFSDFCLFIRPSSLEEETLFLARVKDFLDIHCSQAIASNPVAPEKVASIIAGQHNYCTKQQQNDKTRRVLEKAFGEDWAENYMTTVLFDLPQ from the coding sequence ATGTCTTTCATTTCTACCCCATCCCTACGTGAACAACAACATCCCTTGATTTGTAAACTAGCTGATACAATTGAAGCAGCTTGGCATAAATACCTAGACTTATCACCCTATCATTTACCAGCGGAATTAGGATATGTAGAAGGTAGACTAGAAGGCGAAAAACTAATTATAGAAAATCGTTGTTATCAAAGTACCCACTTTCGTAAAATGCACTTGGAACTAGCAAGAGTGGGAAATATGTTAGATATTTTGCATTGTGTGATGTTTCCCAGAACTGAATATGATATACCTATGTTTGGTTGTGATTTAGTTGGAGGTAGAGGTCAAATTAGTGCAGCGATCGCTGACCTTTCTCCAGTCAACTTAGAACGGATTTTACCAGAAGGTTATAATTCTCAACTCAGCCAGTTAACAACAATTAACTTTTCCCAATCCCGTGAGTTACCAGATTGGGGAAATATCTTTTCTGACTTTTGTTTGTTTATTCGTCCCAGTTCTTTAGAAGAAGAAACCTTATTTTTGGCAAGAGTAAAAGACTTTTTAGATATTCATTGTAGTCAAGCGATCGCATCTAATCCCGTAGCACCAGAAAAAGTAGCATCAATTATTGCCGGACAACATAATTATTGTACAAAACAACAACAAAATGATAAAACCCGACGAGTTCTAGAAAAAGCTTTTGGTGAAGATTGGGCAGAAAATTACATGACTACGGTATTATTTGATTTACCACAATAA
- a CDS encoding DUF4351 domain-containing protein, with amino-acid sequence MSYDSTLKYLIEEYPQAIVEWLLGATISETPELLKTELNLEPIRVDGLFFLKTTSKIIHLEFQTIPQSKPPLPLRMLDYWVRLYRQYNIEIEQIVIFLKPTTSEDVFIDEFRATNTFHRYRVIRIWECESEPLLATPELLPLAVLAKADNSSIILEQVAAKVNIIEDRRQKINISACVQLLAGIKFDTDIINAYFREDIMQESVVYQKIVREGLEQGRRSEVKLIIRQLQRHLGKIGTEIQNQIADLSFTQLEDLGEALLDFKTETDLRNWLSENCD; translated from the coding sequence ATGAGTTACGACAGCACCTTAAAATATTTAATTGAAGAATATCCGCAAGCAATTGTTGAATGGTTGCTTGGTGCTACTATTTCCGAAACACCAGAACTCTTAAAAACAGAATTAAATTTAGAACCCATTCGGGTGGATGGACTATTTTTCTTGAAAACTACCAGTAAAATCATTCATTTAGAGTTTCAAACCATTCCCCAATCAAAACCACCTCTACCTTTACGGATGTTAGATTATTGGGTGAGATTATATCGTCAATATAACATTGAGATTGAGCAAATTGTTATTTTCTTAAAACCAACCACATCAGAAGATGTATTTATTGATGAATTTAGAGCTACCAATACTTTTCACCGTTATCGAGTAATCAGAATTTGGGAATGTGAATCTGAACCATTATTAGCAACTCCAGAACTTTTACCCTTAGCAGTTTTAGCCAAAGCTGATAATTCTAGTATAATATTAGAACAAGTCGCAGCTAAAGTAAATATAATAGAAGACAGAAGACAAAAAATTAACATTTCCGCTTGTGTGCAACTTTTAGCTGGAATTAAATTTGATACAGATATCATCAATGCTTATTTTCGGGAGGATATTATGCAAGAATCTGTAGTGTATCAAAAAATAGTTAGAGAAGGTTTAGAACAGGGAAGAAGATCAGAAGTGAAGTTAATTATTCGTCAGCTTCAGCGTCATTTAGGAAAAATAGGTACAGAAATTCAAAATCAAATTGCAGATTTATCATTTACACAGTTAGAAGATTTAGGAGAAGCTTTATTAGACTTTAAAACTGAAACTGATTTAAGAAACTGGTTAAGTGAAAATTGCGATTAA
- a CDS encoding acyltransferase domain-containing protein has product MESCLSGGGVDVSLDTFELIGFAKTGALTASDMTVYDKRASGFIPGEGCGFVVLKRLEDAQRDGNYIYATINGWGISSDGKGGITAPSKIGQSKALLRAYQKAGYSPHTLNFIEGHGTGTEVGDRTELEGIALAMSQHGEILPRSVGMTSFKSIVGHTKAASGIGAFIKSVIAVNQRILPPTAGCKEPNPIFDTSAQCLYPVLTGEIRNPNETLKAGIFGAGFGGINCHVAISSGDAPANHLKSSVREASLLVSNQDTEIFIISAFFVEDLPERIQILIELAQGMSIGEMVDLAAKLAQENQDSLPVRVAIVAHNPTQLLDSLVRIKQILNNHSLTKGEVIISPEKDIYIANQIKGDRIGFLFPGQGSQKLNMARILVQRYDWAKQLVNQADEWLKEIGIAPISQFIYYSLERAINQEEIKEWSQLLARTEFAQPALCLTSLIWIRYLENLGIQPVVVGGHSLGELIAFYNAGAYDEKTLICLAAMRGQAMSASSENAGSMASLACDQVTAKSILSQVQGYAIVANINSPNQTIISGDRSAIEAAITIAKQQNIQTHLLPVSNAFHSEKVKNAAEYLQNNATIPERLTNLAVPVFSSINGLEIKTGINLQEHFANQVISQVDFISLVENMTTKCDLMVEVGSGRVLSGLVSNIPNSCQCFPVESKPGNDSDLNSFLAYYFVHGGNIKWSELYRNRLVRPFIPAAEKIFIDNPCERNFNVAIDHENPEQILDKKVDFLRESSQLAINSEELETLLSSYLTERGAFLAELIKTDLESLPFF; this is encoded by the coding sequence ATTGAGTCTTGTCTTAGCGGGGGGGGGGTAGATGTAAGTTTAGATACATTTGAACTGATTGGTTTTGCGAAAACTGGTGCTTTAACGGCTAGTGATATGACAGTTTATGATAAACGTGCTAGTGGTTTTATACCGGGTGAAGGTTGTGGTTTTGTGGTGCTAAAACGTTTAGAAGATGCTCAACGTGATGGCAATTATATCTATGCTACTATTAATGGTTGGGGAATTTCTTCTGATGGTAAAGGTGGAATCACAGCACCTTCTAAAATTGGTCAATCAAAAGCATTATTAAGAGCTTATCAAAAAGCTGGTTATAGTCCTCATACTCTTAATTTTATAGAAGGACATGGAACTGGAACTGAGGTAGGTGATAGAACCGAATTAGAAGGTATTGCTTTAGCAATGAGTCAACATGGTGAAATTCTACCTCGTTCAGTAGGTATGACCTCGTTTAAATCCATAGTGGGACACACAAAAGCAGCTTCGGGAATAGGTGCTTTTATTAAATCAGTAATAGCAGTTAATCAAAGAATTTTACCACCCACCGCAGGTTGCAAAGAACCTAATCCAATATTTGATACATCTGCACAATGTCTTTATCCTGTTTTAACTGGTGAAATTCGCAACCCTAATGAAACATTAAAAGCGGGTATTTTTGGCGCTGGTTTTGGTGGTATTAATTGTCATGTAGCAATTTCCTCTGGAGATGCACCTGCTAATCATCTGAAATCTTCTGTTAGAGAAGCATCTTTATTAGTATCTAATCAGGATACCGAAATATTTATCATTAGTGCATTTTTTGTAGAAGATTTGCCAGAACGCATTCAAATATTAATTGAGCTTGCTCAAGGTATGAGCATAGGGGAAATGGTAGATCTAGCTGCTAAACTTGCTCAAGAAAATCAAGATTCCTTACCTGTGCGAGTGGCAATTGTTGCCCATAATCCTACTCAATTATTAGATAGTCTTGTCAGAATTAAGCAAATACTGAATAATCATTCATTAACAAAAGGAGAAGTAATAATTTCCCCGGAAAAAGATATTTATATTGCCAATCAAATCAAAGGTGATCGCATAGGGTTTTTATTTCCCGGACAAGGTTCACAAAAGTTAAATATGGCGCGTATTTTAGTACAACGCTATGATTGGGCAAAGCAATTAGTAAATCAAGCAGATGAATGGCTGAAAGAAATAGGAATTGCACCCATTAGTCAATTTATTTATTATTCTTTAGAACGTGCTATCAATCAAGAAGAAATTAAAGAATGGTCACAATTATTAGCTCGTACAGAGTTTGCTCAACCTGCTTTATGTCTGACTTCTTTAATATGGATACGTTATTTGGAAAATTTAGGTATTCAACCAGTAGTAGTAGGAGGTCATAGTTTAGGAGAATTAATTGCTTTTTATAATGCAGGTGCTTATGACGAAAAAACCTTAATTTGTTTGGCAGCAATGCGCGGTCAAGCTATGTCTGCATCTTCAGAAAATGCAGGTAGTATGGCTAGTTTAGCTTGTGATCAAGTAACAGCCAAAAGTATTTTATCACAAGTTCAAGGTTATGCAATTGTGGCTAATATTAATAGTCCAAATCAAACTATAATTTCAGGCGATCGCTCTGCTATAGAAGCAGCAATTACAATTGCTAAACAACAAAATATTCAGACTCATTTATTACCAGTTTCCAACGCATTTCACTCGGAAAAAGTTAAAAATGCGGCTGAATATTTACAAAATAATGCAACAATTCCAGAAAGACTTACAAATCTTGCTGTACCTGTATTTTCTAGTATTAATGGATTAGAAATTAAAACAGGAATTAATTTGCAAGAACATTTTGCTAATCAAGTAATTTCCCAAGTTGATTTTATATCACTTGTAGAAAATATGACTACTAAATGTGACTTGATGGTAGAAGTAGGATCAGGAAGGGTACTATCAGGATTAGTGAGTAATATTCCTAATAGTTGTCAGTGTTTTCCTGTAGAGTCAAAACCTGGAAATGATTCAGACTTAAACAGTTTTTTAGCCTATTATTTTGTTCATGGAGGTAATATTAAATGGTCAGAACTTTACAGAAATCGTCTGGTTCGTCCTTTCATTCCCGCAGCAGAAAAGATTTTTATTGACAATCCTTGTGAACGTAATTTTAATGTTGCAATTGATCATGAAAATCCAGAACAGATATTAGATAAAAAAGTGGATTTTCTAAGGGAATCATCACAACTTGCAATAAATAGTGAAGAGTTAGAAACCTTACTTTCTAGTTATTTAACAGAAAGAGGAGCTTTTTTAGCTGAATTGATTAAAACCGATTTGGAATCTTTACCATTTTTCTAA
- a CDS encoding cysteine desulfurase family protein, with the protein MQIYLDYSATTPTRPEAIAVMQSVLTQQWGNPSSLHEWGNRAALILETARMQVAGLINAIPESIIFTSGGTEADNLAIMGVARCYSVPQHIIISSVEHSAISEPVRMLESWGWDVTRLVVDGQGRVNPEDLKAALRNNTVLVSVIYGQSEVGTVQQIIELGKIAQLNGVLFHTDAVQIAGRLAIDVKNLPVDLLSISSHKLYGPLGAGALYVRPGVELIPLLGGGGQEKKLRSGTQAIPAIAGFGVAAELAGKELEGERIRLIKLRDRLFSLLENVPGLIPTGDMIHRLPHHLSFCLEYADGEKISGKTLVRQLNLAGIGISAGAACNSGKLNPSPILLAMGYSQKAALGGIRLTLGKQTTEADIDWTAMVLKQVLQRLVNVESVRG; encoded by the coding sequence ATGCAAATTTATCTAGATTACAGTGCTACTACTCCTACTCGTCCTGAAGCGATCGCTGTTATGCAGTCAGTTTTAACTCAACAGTGGGGTAATCCTTCTAGTTTACATGAATGGGGCAATCGTGCAGCTTTAATTTTGGAAACTGCGCGGATGCAAGTTGCAGGTTTAATCAATGCTATTCCTGAATCAATTATTTTTACTTCTGGGGGAACGGAAGCAGATAATTTAGCGATTATGGGTGTGGCTCGATGTTATTCTGTACCGCAACATATTATTATTTCTAGTGTGGAACATTCTGCTATTTCTGAACCGGTGCGAATGTTAGAAAGTTGGGGTTGGGATGTTACCCGGTTGGTTGTAGATGGACAAGGTAGAGTTAATCCTGAAGATTTAAAAGCAGCTTTAAGAAATAACACAGTTTTGGTATCTGTGATTTATGGACAAAGCGAAGTGGGGACGGTTCAACAGATTATAGAATTAGGAAAAATTGCTCAATTAAATGGCGTTTTGTTTCACACAGATGCAGTACAAATTGCCGGACGTTTAGCGATAGATGTAAAGAATTTACCTGTTGATTTATTGAGTATTTCTAGTCATAAATTATATGGTCCTTTGGGTGCTGGTGCTTTATATGTGCGTCCAGGGGTGGAGTTAATACCACTTTTGGGTGGTGGTGGCCAGGAAAAAAAATTGCGTTCTGGTACGCAAGCAATACCCGCTATTGCTGGTTTTGGGGTTGCTGCGGAGTTAGCGGGAAAAGAGTTGGAAGGGGAAAGAATCAGATTAATAAAATTGCGCGATCGCCTATTTTCTTTATTAGAAAATGTCCCCGGTTTAATTCCTACTGGTGATATGATTCATCGTTTACCCCATCATCTGAGTTTTTGTTTAGAATATGCAGATGGGGAAAAAATCAGTGGTAAAACTTTAGTTCGTCAGTTAAATTTAGCAGGAATTGGTATTAGTGCGGGTGCTGCTTGTAATAGTGGTAAATTAAATCCTAGTCCGATTTTATTAGCAATGGGATATTCTCAAAAAGCTGCTTTGGGGGGAATTAGGTTAACATTAGGAAAACAGACAACGGAAGCGGATATTGATTGGACTGCGATGGTTTTAAAACAGGTTTTACAGAGGTTGGTAAATGTGGAATCGGTAAGAGGTTAA
- a CDS encoding Maf family protein, with product MNIPQFILASASPARRHLLQTVGIEPIVKASDFDESQIQISEPKALVEILAKCKAETIAPQFPSALVMGCDSVLAIDGQIYGKPENAEVAIARWNLMQGNFGDLYTGHVLIDNTQNRTVVKCQITRVYFGKMSDRAIAAYVKTGEPLKCAGAFALEGFGSLFVEKIAGCHSNVIGLSLPLLRQMLAELGYEVTDFWQ from the coding sequence ATGAATATTCCTCAATTTATACTTGCTTCTGCTTCTCCTGCGCGTCGTCATTTGTTGCAAACTGTGGGTATTGAACCTATTGTTAAAGCTAGTGATTTTGATGAGTCGCAAATTCAAATTAGTGAACCAAAAGCATTAGTAGAAATTTTAGCTAAGTGTAAAGCAGAAACTATTGCACCTCAGTTTCCATCAGCTTTGGTGATGGGTTGTGATTCGGTTTTAGCTATTGATGGACAGATTTATGGTAAACCAGAAAATGCAGAAGTGGCGATCGCTCGTTGGAATTTAATGCAGGGTAATTTTGGTGATTTGTATACTGGTCATGTTTTAATTGATAATACCCAAAATCGCACTGTTGTTAAATGTCAAATTACTAGAGTTTATTTTGGGAAAATGAGCGATCGCGCCATTGCAGCTTATGTCAAAACAGGTGAACCCCTTAAATGTGCCGGTGCTTTTGCTTTAGAAGGTTTTGGTAGTTTATTTGTGGAAAAAATCGCAGGTTGTCATAGTAATGTAATTGGTTTGAGTTTACCATTACTAAGACAAATGTTAGCAGAATTAGGTTATGAAGTTACAGATTTTTGGCAATAA
- a CDS encoding beta-ketoacyl synthase N-terminal-like domain-containing protein, translating to MSSNKNSYFSIAVIGMGCCYPGAKTLLELWENILTRRQQFRSNPDVRLPLSEYYDPNPQTPDRTYGNRMAVIDGFDFDWRKHRIPKSTIDSTDIVQWLALDTAMKALENAGYSRETVPTELTGVILGNTLTGEQTRSSGLRLRWPFVRKTLRAAAQAKGLSPATIETLVETMEKFYKSVFPPITEDSLAGGLSNTIAGRVCNFFNLDGGGYTVDGACSSSLIAVADACTKLISSELSLVLAGGG from the coding sequence ATGAGTAGCAATAAGAACTCATATTTCAGTATTGCTGTAATAGGAATGGGTTGCTGTTATCCCGGAGCTAAAACTTTATTAGAACTTTGGGAAAATATACTTACCCGCAGACAGCAATTTCGTTCCAATCCAGATGTAAGATTACCTTTATCTGAATATTATGACCCAAATCCCCAAACACCAGATCGCACTTATGGAAATCGGATGGCTGTGATTGATGGTTTTGACTTTGATTGGCGCAAACATCGCATTCCTAAAAGTACCATAGATTCTACTGATATAGTGCAATGGTTGGCTCTTGATACAGCCATGAAAGCATTAGAAAATGCAGGTTATTCCCGTGAAACTGTACCTACTGAACTAACAGGAGTAATTTTAGGCAACACTTTAACCGGTGAACAAACCAGAAGTTCTGGACTGAGATTACGTTGGCCTTTTGTGAGAAAAACATTACGTGCGGCTGCTCAAGCTAAAGGTTTATCTCCTGCAACTATAGAAACACTTGTAGAAACTATGGAAAAATTTTACAAGTCTGTTTTTCCTCCCATTACCGAAGATTCTTTAGCAGGTGGACTTTCTAATACTATTGCTGGCAGAGTATGTAATTTCTTTAACCTTGATGGTGGTGGTTATACGGTTGATGGTGCTTGCTCTTCATCATTAATTGCAGTAGCAGACGCTTGTACAAAACTCATTAGTAGTGAATTGAGTCTTGTCTTAGCGGGGGGGGGGTAG
- the psbP gene encoding photosystem II reaction center PsbP encodes MWKRIALMLVLVFSISLSNPDVAAASGLKSFVDTADGYQFLYPNGWLQVKVADGPDVVFHDLIEVSENVSVVISPVPEGKSLTELGTPTEVGYKLGKAALAPEGSGRSAELVNVAQKETDGKTYYFLEYEVQLPNREKRHNIASVAVSRGKLFTFNASVPERRWKKLQRTIDEVVSSFSVY; translated from the coding sequence ATGTGGAAACGAATTGCGTTAATGTTGGTTTTAGTGTTCAGTATCAGCCTCAGTAACCCTGATGTCGCTGCTGCTTCTGGACTCAAAAGCTTTGTAGATACTGCTGATGGTTATCAGTTTTTATATCCTAATGGTTGGTTGCAAGTTAAAGTTGCCGACGGTCCTGATGTGGTATTTCATGATTTAATCGAAGTATCAGAAAATGTCTCTGTGGTGATTAGTCCTGTTCCTGAAGGTAAAAGTTTAACTGAATTGGGAACACCTACCGAAGTAGGATATAAATTAGGAAAAGCTGCTCTTGCTCCTGAAGGTTCTGGACGTTCCGCAGAATTAGTTAATGTTGCTCAAAAAGAAACTGATGGTAAAACATACTATTTTCTAGAGTATGAAGTTCAACTTCCTAACCGTGAAAAACGCCACAATATAGCTAGTGTTGCTGTGAGTCGTGGTAAGTTGTTTACTTTTAACGCTTCTGTACCTGAAAGACGTTGGAAAAAACTGCAACGTACCATTGATGAAGTTGTTAGTTCTTTTAGTGTCTATTAA